A window of the Gossypium arboreum isolate Shixiya-1 chromosome 2, ASM2569848v2, whole genome shotgun sequence genome harbors these coding sequences:
- the LOC108461662 gene encoding pleiotropic drug resistance protein 1-like isoform X8, translated as MENGEAFRVGSARIGSSSIWRNNAMEAFSMSAREEDDEEDLKWAAIEKLPTYLRVRRGIFTEGEGQSREIDIENLGFIERRNLLERLVRIAEDDNERFLLKLKERIDRVGLDMPTIEVRFEHLNVEAEAYVGSRALPTIFNFSANILEGLLSYLHILPNRKKPLPILNDISGIIRPRRMTLLLGPPSSGKTTLLLSLAGKLGKDLKFAGRVTYNGHGMEEFVPQRTSAYISQYDVHIGEMTVRETLAFSARCQGVGPRYEMLKELSRREKEANIKPDPDIDIYMKAAALEGQEANVVTDYILKILGLEVCADTFVGDEMRRGISGGQKKRVTTGEMLVGPARALFMDEISTGLDTSTTFHIVNSLRQSIHILNGTALISLLQPAPESYDLFDDIILLSDGHVVYQGPRENVLEFFEYMGFQCPERKGVADFLQEVTSRKDQEQYWARKDEPYSFISVKELAEAFQSFHIGQKLGDDLAVPFDKSKSHPAALTKDKYGVSKKELLKACVSREYLLMKRNLFVYVFKMIQLIFIGVITMTIFIRTEMHRDTITDGGIFMGALFFILIMIMFNGFAELAMTILKLPVFYKQRDLLFYPSWAYSLPALILKTPISILEVTVWVFMSYYVIGFDPDVGSFFKNYLVLLCLSQMASGLFRLMGGLGRNIIVANTCGSFALLTVLVMGGFILTRDDVKKWWKWGYWISPLMYAQNAITVNEFLGKSWRHVPPNSTEPLGVLVMKSRGIFPEPHWYWIGVGALIGYCFLFNFLFTLALKYLDPFGKPQAVISKETLAERIASASSRSLSWKVTSVNEANQKRKRGMVLPFEPLSMSFDEIKYAVDMPQEMKAQGISEERLELLKGVSGAFRPGVLTALMGVSGAGKTTLMDVLAGRKTGGYVEGTIKISGYPKKQETFARISGYCEQTDIHSPHVTVYESLVFSAWLRLPPEVNSETRMMFIEEVMELVELSSLRDALVGLPGVNGLSTEQRKRLTIAVELVANPSIIFMDEPTSGLDARAAAIVMRTVRNTVDTGRTVVCTIHQPSIDIFDAFDELLLLKRGGEEIYVGPLGRHSCHLIKYFEEINGIPKIKDGYNPATWMLEVTSAPQEEAIGVNFTNIYKNSELYRRNKALVKELSNPAPGSKDLYFQTRYSQSLLTQCIACLWKQYWSYWRNPPYTAVRFLFTTFIALMFGTIFWDLGSKRTRRQDVFNSMGSMYAAVLFIGFQNAASVQPVVAVERTVFYRERAAGMYSALPYAFGQVVIELPYILVQTVIYGIIVYAMIGFEWASHKFFWYLFFMYFTFLYFTFYGMMTVAVTPDHNIAGIISSAFFALWNLFSGFIIPRTRIPVWWRWYYWVCPISWSLYGLIASQYGDVQENFESGETVQHFVRNYFDFREEFVGVVAIVVVGICVLFGFIFAFSIKAFNFQKR; from the exons atggaGAATGGTGAGGCATTTAGAGTCGGCAGTGCACGTATTGGAAGTTCAAGCATTTGGAGGAACAACGCCATGGAAGCTTTCTCCATGTCTGCtcgtgaagaagatgatgaagaaGACCTGAAATGGGCTGCCATCGAGAAACTGCCTACATATTTGCGTGTAAGGAGAGGGATATTCACAGAAGGTGAAGGTCAATCAAGGGAGATCGACATAGAAAACCTTGGATTCATTGAGAGAAGGAATCTGCTGGAAAGGCTAGTAAGAATTGCAGAAGATGATAATGAGAGGTTCTTGTTGAAGCTTAAAGAACGCATTGATAG AGTTGGACTTGATATGCCAACAATTGAAGTCCGGTTTGAGCATCTGAATGTTGAAGCAGAAGCTTATGTGGGAAGTAGAGCGCTGCCTACCATATTCAACTTTTCTGCAAATATTCTAGAG GGATTATTGAGTTACCTTCACATTCTTCCCAATAGAAAGAAGCCATTACCAATCCTTAATGATATCAGTGGAATTATCAGACCTCGAAG AATGACATTGCTGTTAGGGCCTCCAAGCTCGGGCAAGACAACCTTACTATTGTCATTGGCTGGAAAGCTGGGAAAAGATTTGAAA TTTGCAGGCAGAGTAACTTATAATGGACATGGAATGGAAGAATTCGTGCCGCAGAGGACATCAGCTTACATAAGTCAATATGATGTTCATATAGGAGAAATGACGGTCAGAGAAACATTAGCTTTTTCAGCAAGATGTCAAGGTGTTGGACCTCGTTATG AGATGTTGAAGGAATTGTCTCGTAGAGAGAAAGAAGCAAATATCAAGCCTGATCCTGATATTGATATCTATATGAAG GCCGCTGCATTAGAGGGACAAGAGGCAAATGTAGTTACAGATTATATTCTCAAG ATATTGGGACTTGAAGTTTGTGCAGATACCTTTGTGGGAGATGAAATGAGACGAGGTATCTCTGGTGGACAAAAGAAGCGAGTCACTACAG GAGAGATGCTGGTTGGACCAGCAAGGGCACTTTTCATGGATGAGATATCTACTGGTTTGGATACTTCAACAACGTTTCATATTGTGAATTCATTAAGACAGTCCATCCACATCCTCAATGGAACAGCTCTGATCTCTCTGCTTCAGCCGGCTCCGGAGTCATACGATCTGTTTGATGACATAATCCTGCTTTCAGATGGCCATGTTGTGTATCAAGGTCCCCGGGAAAATGTACTCGAGTTTTTCGAATACATGGGGTTTCAGTGTCCAGAAAGAAAAGGAGTTGCTGACTTTTTACAAGAa GTGACATCAAGGAAAGATCAAGAGCAATATTGGGCACGTAAAGACGAGCCTTACAGTTTCATCTCTGTCAAGGAATTAGCTGAAGCATTTCAGTCTTTCCACATTGGACAAAAGCTAGGCGATGATCTTGCAGTTCCATTTGACAAGTCCAAAAGCCATCCAGCTGCTTTAACCAAAGACAAGTACGGTGTTTCAAAGAAGGAACTGTTAAAAGCTTGTGTTTCCAGGGAATATCTTCTAATGAAGAGGAATTTATTCGTATATGTGTTCAAAATGATTCAA CTTATTTTCATTGGAGTCATAACAATGACAATTTTTATAAGGACAGAGATGCACCGAGATACAATAACAGATGGTGGAATTTTCATGGGagctttgttctttattctcattATGATAATGTTCAATGGATTCGCGGAGCTTGCAATGACCATCTTGAAACTCCCTGTCTTCTACAAGCAAAGGGACCTTCTTTTCTATCCTTCATGGGCATATTCTTTACCTGCATTGATCCTTAAGACCCCAATCAGCATCTTAGAAGTTACCGTCTGGGTTTTCATGAGTTATTATGTCATTGGCTTTGATCCTGATGTTGGGAG CTTTTTCAAAAATTACCTAGTACTCCTATGTCTTAGCCAGATGGCATCAGGACTGTTCCGATTAATGGGAGGATTAGGAAGAAATATAATTGTTGCAAACACTTGTGGGTCATTTGCTTTACTTACAGTTCTTGTCATGGGAGGATTCATCTTAACTCGAG ATGATGTCAAGAAATGGTGGAAATGGGGTTACTGGATTTCACCATTGATGTATGCACAAAATGCCATAACTGTGAATGAATTCCTGGGGAAGAGCTGGAGACAC GTTCCTCCTAACTCTACTGAACCATTAGGAGTTTTGGTCATGAAATCTCGTGGAATTTTCCCTGAACCGCATTGGTATTGGATTGGAGTGGGGGCTTTGATTGGATACTGTTTCCTATTCAATTTCCTTTTCACATTGGCGTTAAAGTATTTGGACC CATTTGGGAAGCCTCAAGCAGTAATATCTAAAGAAACCTTAGCTGAGAGAATTGCTA GTGCATCATCGAGATCGTTGTCTTGGAAAGTTACTAGTGTCAATGAAGCTAATCAAAAGAGGAAGAGGGGGATGGTTCTTCCTTTTGAACCCCTTTCGATGAGCTTTGATGAAATCAAATATGCTGTAGATATGCCACAG GAAATGAAAGCTCAAGGTATTTCAGAGGAGCGGTTGGAACTTTTGAAGGGAGTGAGTGGAGCTTTCAGACCCGGAGTCCTAACAGCTCTGATGGGTGTTAGTGGTGCTGGCAAGACCACTCTAATGGATGTGTTGGCAGGAAGGAAAACCGGTGGTTATGTCGAGGGAACGATCAAAATTTCAGGGTATCCGAAGAAGCAGGAAACATTTGCTCGTATATCCGGGTACTGTGAGCAAACAGACATCCATTCCCCCCATGTTACAGTCTACGAGTCCTTGGTTTTCTCTGCATGGCTTAGACTACCCCCGGAGGTCAATTCTGAAACCAGGATG ATGTTCATTGAGGAAGTTATGGAGCTTGTGGAGCTAAGTTCATTAAGGGACGCACTTGTAGGATTGCCAGGGGTGAATGGTCTTTCAACTGAGCAACGCAAGAGGCTAACAATTGCAGTTGAACTTGTTGCCAACCCATCCATAATATTCATGGATGAGCCTACATCTGGTCTTGATGCCAGGGCAGCAGCTATAGTAATGAGAACAGTAAGGAACACTGTCGATACAGGACGAACTGTGGTGTGTACCATCCACCAACCAAGCATCGATATATTTGATGCTTTCGATGAG CTGCTTCTGTTGAAAAGAGGAGGTGAAGAAATATATGTGGGTCCACTAGGCCGCCATTCTTGTCATTTAATAAAGTATTTTGAG GAAATAAATGGAATCCCAAAGATAAAAGATGGTTACAATCCAGCAACATGGATGTTGGAGGTTACTTCAGCACCACAAGAAGAAGCAATTGGTGTCAACTTTACCAACATATACAAGAACTCTGAGCTATATAG GAGGAACAAGGCATTGGTGAAGGAACTAAGCAACCCTGCACCTGGTTCCAAGGATTTATACTTCCAGACTAGATATTCACAATCGTTGCTCACTCAATGTATTGCTTGCTTATGGAAGCAGTATTGGTCTTACTGGCGAAACCCACCATACACTGCAGTGAGATTTTTATTCACAACTTTTATAGCTCTAATGTTTGGGACAATATTCTGGGATCTAGGCTCCAAAAG AACAAGGCGACAGGACGTTTTCAACTCAATGGGTTCTATGTATGCTGCCGTTCTCTTTATAGGATTTCAAAATGCTGCATCGGTTCAACCCGTCGTGGCAGTTGAAAGAACGGTCTTTTATCGAGAAAGAGCCGCTGGGATGTATTCAGCACTACCATATGCATTTGGACAG GTTGTGATTGAGCTGCCATACATTTTGGTTCAGACTGTCATTTATGGAATTATAGTGTATGCGATGATCGGATTTGAATGGGCTTCCCACAAGTTCTTCTGGTATCTCTTCTTTATGTATTTCACCTTCTTATACTTCACCTTCTATGGGATGATGACTGTGGCTGTCACTCCCGACCACAATATTGCTGGCATAATTTCATCTGCCTTTTTTGCACTTTGGAATCTTTTCTCCGGATTCATCATCCCCCGAACG AGAATTCCTGTGTGGTGGAGATGGTATTATTGGGTTTGCCCTATTTCTTGGAGCTTGTATGGACTAATTGCTTCACAGTATGGTGACGTACAGGAAAATTTTGAGTCCGGTGAAACGGTGCAACATTTCGTAAGAAACTATTTCGATTTCAGAGAGGAATTCGTGGGAGTCGTTGCAATTGTAGTAGTTGGTATATGTGTGCTCTTCGGATTCATCTTTGCATTCTCAATCAAAGCATTTAACTTCCAGAAGAGATGA
- the LOC108461662 gene encoding pleiotropic drug resistance protein 1-like isoform X6 — MENGEAFRVGSARIGSSSIWRNNAMEAFSMSAREEDDEEDLKWAAIEKLPTYLRVRRGIFTEGEGQSREIDIENLGFIERRNLLERLVRIAEDDNERFLLKLKERIDRVGLDMPTIEVRFEHLNVEAEAYVGSRALPTIFNFSANILEGLLSYLHILPNRKKPLPILNDISGIIRPRRMTLLLGPPSSGKTTLLLSLAGKLGKDLKFAGRVTYNGHGMEEFVPQRTSAYISQYDVHIGEMTVRETLAFSARCQGVGPRYEMLKELSRREKEANIKPDPDIDIYMKAAALEGQEANVVTDYILKILGLEVCADTFVGDEMRRGISGGQKKRVTTGEMLVGPARALFMDEISTGLDTSTTFHIVNSLRQSIHILNGTALISLLQPAPESYDLFDDIILLSDGHVVYQGPRENVLEFFEYMGFQCPERKGVADFLQEVTSRKDQEQYWARKDEPYSFISVKELAEAFQSFHIGQKLGDDLAVPFDKSKSHPAALTKDKYGVSKKELLKACVSREYLLMKRNLFVYVFKMIQLIFIGVITMTIFIRTEMHRDTITDGGIFMGALFFILIMIMFNGFAELAMTILKLPVFYKQRDLLFYPSWAYSLPALILKTPISILEVTVWVFMSYYVIGFDPDVGSFFKNYLVLLCLSQMASGLFRLMGGLGRNIIVANTCGSFALLTVLVMGGFILTRDDVKKWWKWGYWISPLMYAQNAITVNEFLGKSWRHVPPNSTEPLGVLVMKSRGIFPEPHWYWIGVGALIGYCFLFNFLFTLALKYLDPFGKPQAVISKETLAERIASKTGGNIELSSRGRDSSVTSVNEANQKRKRGMVLPFEPLSMSFDEIKYAVDMPQEMKAQGISEERLELLKGVSGAFRPGVLTALMGVSGAGKTTLMDVLAGRKTGGYVEGTIKISGYPKKQETFARISGYCEQTDIHSPHVTVYESLVFSAWLRLPPEVNSETRMMFIEEVMELVELSSLRDALVGLPGVNGLSTEQRKRLTIAVELVANPSIIFMDEPTSGLDARAAAIVMRTVRNTVDTGRTVVCTIHQPSIDIFDAFDELLLLKRGGEEIYVGPLGRHSCHLIKYFEEINGIPKIKDGYNPATWMLEVTSAPQEEAIGVNFTNIYKNSELYRRNKALVKELSNPAPGSKDLYFQTRYSQSLLTQCIACLWKQYWSYWRNPPYTAVRFLFTTFIALMFGTIFWDLGSKRTRRQDVFNSMGSMYAAVLFIGFQNAASVQPVVAVERTVFYRERAAGMYSALPYAFGQVVIELPYILVQTVIYGIIVYAMIGFEWASHKFFWYLFFMYFTFLYFTFYGMMTVAVTPDHNIAGIISSAFFALWNLFSGFIIPRTRIPVWWRWYYWVCPISWSLYGLIASQYGDVQENFESGETVQHFVRNYFDFREEFVGVVAIVVVGICVLFGFIFAFSIKAFNFQKR; from the exons atggaGAATGGTGAGGCATTTAGAGTCGGCAGTGCACGTATTGGAAGTTCAAGCATTTGGAGGAACAACGCCATGGAAGCTTTCTCCATGTCTGCtcgtgaagaagatgatgaagaaGACCTGAAATGGGCTGCCATCGAGAAACTGCCTACATATTTGCGTGTAAGGAGAGGGATATTCACAGAAGGTGAAGGTCAATCAAGGGAGATCGACATAGAAAACCTTGGATTCATTGAGAGAAGGAATCTGCTGGAAAGGCTAGTAAGAATTGCAGAAGATGATAATGAGAGGTTCTTGTTGAAGCTTAAAGAACGCATTGATAG AGTTGGACTTGATATGCCAACAATTGAAGTCCGGTTTGAGCATCTGAATGTTGAAGCAGAAGCTTATGTGGGAAGTAGAGCGCTGCCTACCATATTCAACTTTTCTGCAAATATTCTAGAG GGATTATTGAGTTACCTTCACATTCTTCCCAATAGAAAGAAGCCATTACCAATCCTTAATGATATCAGTGGAATTATCAGACCTCGAAG AATGACATTGCTGTTAGGGCCTCCAAGCTCGGGCAAGACAACCTTACTATTGTCATTGGCTGGAAAGCTGGGAAAAGATTTGAAA TTTGCAGGCAGAGTAACTTATAATGGACATGGAATGGAAGAATTCGTGCCGCAGAGGACATCAGCTTACATAAGTCAATATGATGTTCATATAGGAGAAATGACGGTCAGAGAAACATTAGCTTTTTCAGCAAGATGTCAAGGTGTTGGACCTCGTTATG AGATGTTGAAGGAATTGTCTCGTAGAGAGAAAGAAGCAAATATCAAGCCTGATCCTGATATTGATATCTATATGAAG GCCGCTGCATTAGAGGGACAAGAGGCAAATGTAGTTACAGATTATATTCTCAAG ATATTGGGACTTGAAGTTTGTGCAGATACCTTTGTGGGAGATGAAATGAGACGAGGTATCTCTGGTGGACAAAAGAAGCGAGTCACTACAG GAGAGATGCTGGTTGGACCAGCAAGGGCACTTTTCATGGATGAGATATCTACTGGTTTGGATACTTCAACAACGTTTCATATTGTGAATTCATTAAGACAGTCCATCCACATCCTCAATGGAACAGCTCTGATCTCTCTGCTTCAGCCGGCTCCGGAGTCATACGATCTGTTTGATGACATAATCCTGCTTTCAGATGGCCATGTTGTGTATCAAGGTCCCCGGGAAAATGTACTCGAGTTTTTCGAATACATGGGGTTTCAGTGTCCAGAAAGAAAAGGAGTTGCTGACTTTTTACAAGAa GTGACATCAAGGAAAGATCAAGAGCAATATTGGGCACGTAAAGACGAGCCTTACAGTTTCATCTCTGTCAAGGAATTAGCTGAAGCATTTCAGTCTTTCCACATTGGACAAAAGCTAGGCGATGATCTTGCAGTTCCATTTGACAAGTCCAAAAGCCATCCAGCTGCTTTAACCAAAGACAAGTACGGTGTTTCAAAGAAGGAACTGTTAAAAGCTTGTGTTTCCAGGGAATATCTTCTAATGAAGAGGAATTTATTCGTATATGTGTTCAAAATGATTCAA CTTATTTTCATTGGAGTCATAACAATGACAATTTTTATAAGGACAGAGATGCACCGAGATACAATAACAGATGGTGGAATTTTCATGGGagctttgttctttattctcattATGATAATGTTCAATGGATTCGCGGAGCTTGCAATGACCATCTTGAAACTCCCTGTCTTCTACAAGCAAAGGGACCTTCTTTTCTATCCTTCATGGGCATATTCTTTACCTGCATTGATCCTTAAGACCCCAATCAGCATCTTAGAAGTTACCGTCTGGGTTTTCATGAGTTATTATGTCATTGGCTTTGATCCTGATGTTGGGAG CTTTTTCAAAAATTACCTAGTACTCCTATGTCTTAGCCAGATGGCATCAGGACTGTTCCGATTAATGGGAGGATTAGGAAGAAATATAATTGTTGCAAACACTTGTGGGTCATTTGCTTTACTTACAGTTCTTGTCATGGGAGGATTCATCTTAACTCGAG ATGATGTCAAGAAATGGTGGAAATGGGGTTACTGGATTTCACCATTGATGTATGCACAAAATGCCATAACTGTGAATGAATTCCTGGGGAAGAGCTGGAGACAC GTTCCTCCTAACTCTACTGAACCATTAGGAGTTTTGGTCATGAAATCTCGTGGAATTTTCCCTGAACCGCATTGGTATTGGATTGGAGTGGGGGCTTTGATTGGATACTGTTTCCTATTCAATTTCCTTTTCACATTGGCGTTAAAGTATTTGGACC CATTTGGGAAGCCTCAAGCAGTAATATCTAAAGAAACCTTAGCTGAGAGAATTGCTAGCAAGACTGGAGGGAATATTGAGCTATCATCAAGGGGAAGAGATTCTTCTG TTACTAGTGTCAATGAAGCTAATCAAAAGAGGAAGAGGGGGATGGTTCTTCCTTTTGAACCCCTTTCGATGAGCTTTGATGAAATCAAATATGCTGTAGATATGCCACAG GAAATGAAAGCTCAAGGTATTTCAGAGGAGCGGTTGGAACTTTTGAAGGGAGTGAGTGGAGCTTTCAGACCCGGAGTCCTAACAGCTCTGATGGGTGTTAGTGGTGCTGGCAAGACCACTCTAATGGATGTGTTGGCAGGAAGGAAAACCGGTGGTTATGTCGAGGGAACGATCAAAATTTCAGGGTATCCGAAGAAGCAGGAAACATTTGCTCGTATATCCGGGTACTGTGAGCAAACAGACATCCATTCCCCCCATGTTACAGTCTACGAGTCCTTGGTTTTCTCTGCATGGCTTAGACTACCCCCGGAGGTCAATTCTGAAACCAGGATG ATGTTCATTGAGGAAGTTATGGAGCTTGTGGAGCTAAGTTCATTAAGGGACGCACTTGTAGGATTGCCAGGGGTGAATGGTCTTTCAACTGAGCAACGCAAGAGGCTAACAATTGCAGTTGAACTTGTTGCCAACCCATCCATAATATTCATGGATGAGCCTACATCTGGTCTTGATGCCAGGGCAGCAGCTATAGTAATGAGAACAGTAAGGAACACTGTCGATACAGGACGAACTGTGGTGTGTACCATCCACCAACCAAGCATCGATATATTTGATGCTTTCGATGAG CTGCTTCTGTTGAAAAGAGGAGGTGAAGAAATATATGTGGGTCCACTAGGCCGCCATTCTTGTCATTTAATAAAGTATTTTGAG GAAATAAATGGAATCCCAAAGATAAAAGATGGTTACAATCCAGCAACATGGATGTTGGAGGTTACTTCAGCACCACAAGAAGAAGCAATTGGTGTCAACTTTACCAACATATACAAGAACTCTGAGCTATATAG GAGGAACAAGGCATTGGTGAAGGAACTAAGCAACCCTGCACCTGGTTCCAAGGATTTATACTTCCAGACTAGATATTCACAATCGTTGCTCACTCAATGTATTGCTTGCTTATGGAAGCAGTATTGGTCTTACTGGCGAAACCCACCATACACTGCAGTGAGATTTTTATTCACAACTTTTATAGCTCTAATGTTTGGGACAATATTCTGGGATCTAGGCTCCAAAAG AACAAGGCGACAGGACGTTTTCAACTCAATGGGTTCTATGTATGCTGCCGTTCTCTTTATAGGATTTCAAAATGCTGCATCGGTTCAACCCGTCGTGGCAGTTGAAAGAACGGTCTTTTATCGAGAAAGAGCCGCTGGGATGTATTCAGCACTACCATATGCATTTGGACAG GTTGTGATTGAGCTGCCATACATTTTGGTTCAGACTGTCATTTATGGAATTATAGTGTATGCGATGATCGGATTTGAATGGGCTTCCCACAAGTTCTTCTGGTATCTCTTCTTTATGTATTTCACCTTCTTATACTTCACCTTCTATGGGATGATGACTGTGGCTGTCACTCCCGACCACAATATTGCTGGCATAATTTCATCTGCCTTTTTTGCACTTTGGAATCTTTTCTCCGGATTCATCATCCCCCGAACG AGAATTCCTGTGTGGTGGAGATGGTATTATTGGGTTTGCCCTATTTCTTGGAGCTTGTATGGACTAATTGCTTCACAGTATGGTGACGTACAGGAAAATTTTGAGTCCGGTGAAACGGTGCAACATTTCGTAAGAAACTATTTCGATTTCAGAGAGGAATTCGTGGGAGTCGTTGCAATTGTAGTAGTTGGTATATGTGTGCTCTTCGGATTCATCTTTGCATTCTCAATCAAAGCATTTAACTTCCAGAAGAGATGA